In one window of Allorhodopirellula heiligendammensis DNA:
- a CDS encoding indolepyruvate ferredoxin oxidoreductase subunit alpha, which yields MHVVAEPCSGCKYTDCVVVCPVECFYEGEQMLYIHPEECIDCEACVPECPVEAIFHEDNLPDEWKNYIEINATESEKCEVITEKQDPLVDE from the coding sequence ATGCACGTCGTCGCCGAACCCTGCTCGGGATGCAAGTACACCGATTGTGTCGTCGTTTGTCCGGTGGAGTGTTTCTACGAGGGCGAGCAAATGTTGTATATCCACCCTGAGGAATGCATCGATTGCGAAGCATGTGTTCCGGAGTGCCCCGTCGAAGCGATCTTCCACGAAGACAATCTACCTGACGAATGGAAAAACTACATCGAAATTAACGCGACGGAATCCGAAAAATGTGAAGTGATCACGGAAAAACAAGATCCGTTGGTGGACGAATAG
- a CDS encoding lysylphosphatidylglycerol synthase domain-containing protein: protein MSWLAWIQRAVFLLVLIGLVSAASKAVERWQAETSVLKTEAQRLRSDAAAEPDPLVSAALARDAERRESSLPSLANVRWERVSLAGLLYACGLVPPGCVLHCCLKALAVSCTLRRAIAAQLLGHAGKYIPGKAMVVFLRVGAILPQSGTSVVEAAAGSGANESGPPQRDTGRPLGRATSSVFFETLVMMGVGAAVAGVLLWQSPLPTWVRGCAAAMAGLSLIPVCPPILRRILAFIAARRKLASSPDGGIASTTITWSLLGQCWLLSLVSWVLIGLSFAMLITAIPSFAPLPSATQIVTVATAAISLGMVLGFVSLLPGGAGVREYVTLLVLAPLIGQTHALLAVIAARLMFILVEAVLASLSAAYLRHLRYLQPISHG, encoded by the coding sequence GTGTCTTGGCTTGCCTGGATTCAACGTGCCGTTTTCCTGCTCGTCCTGATCGGCTTGGTCAGTGCGGCGAGCAAAGCGGTTGAGCGATGGCAAGCCGAAACGTCTGTATTAAAAACCGAGGCTCAGCGGCTACGAAGTGACGCGGCCGCCGAGCCGGATCCGCTGGTCTCGGCAGCCTTGGCAAGAGACGCCGAGCGTCGTGAGTCCTCGCTGCCCTCTTTGGCCAATGTGCGCTGGGAGCGAGTCAGTTTGGCTGGTTTGCTGTATGCCTGTGGCCTCGTGCCGCCCGGCTGCGTACTGCATTGCTGCTTGAAGGCACTTGCGGTCTCCTGCACGCTGCGAAGGGCGATCGCCGCGCAGCTGCTCGGGCACGCGGGCAAATACATTCCTGGCAAAGCCATGGTTGTGTTTCTGCGAGTGGGCGCGATCCTACCTCAGTCGGGCACAAGTGTCGTGGAAGCGGCTGCCGGATCTGGAGCGAACGAAAGTGGGCCGCCACAGCGGGACACGGGCCGGCCACTGGGGCGAGCCACGAGCAGCGTGTTTTTTGAAACTCTTGTGATGATGGGTGTTGGGGCTGCCGTCGCAGGTGTGTTGCTATGGCAATCCCCACTGCCCACTTGGGTCCGTGGCTGCGCAGCAGCGATGGCTGGATTGTCGTTGATACCCGTTTGCCCGCCAATTTTGCGCCGGATATTGGCTTTCATCGCTGCCCGCCGCAAGCTCGCCTCCAGTCCCGATGGCGGCATTGCCTCAACCACCATCACCTGGTCATTGCTAGGTCAATGCTGGCTGCTATCGCTCGTTTCCTGGGTGCTCATCGGGCTATCGTTTGCAATGTTGATCACGGCAATCCCGTCATTCGCCCCGCTCCCGTCGGCGACTCAAATCGTGACAGTCGCTACCGCCGCAATCTCATTGGGCATGGTGCTGGGGTTTGTCTCACTGCTACCCGGCGGGGCGGGAGTTCGCGAGTATGTGACCCTGCTCGTGCTCGCGCCCTTGATTGGACAAACTCATGCGTTGCTCGCTGTCATCGCGGCGCGACTGATGTTTATCCTCGTCGAAGCCGTTTTAGCAAGCCTATCTGCGGCATACCTGCGCCATCTCCGCTACCTGCAACCGATATCTCACGGATGA